Proteins from one Panicum virgatum strain AP13 chromosome 7K, P.virgatum_v5, whole genome shotgun sequence genomic window:
- the LOC120640924 gene encoding beta-fructofuranosidase, insoluble isoenzyme 2-like isoform X2, producing the protein MGGLGRDAWAWLGVVAVMLLAQLAGASHVVYENHLDLEAAAAAVPPSIVDPQLRPGYHFQPPKNWINDPNAPLYYKGWYHFFYQYNPRGAVWGNIVWAHSVSRDLINWVALEPAIEPSIPSDQYGCWSGSATMLPDGTPAIMYTGIDRPGVSYQVQNVAYPRNRSDPLLREWVKPGYNPIIVPEGGINATQFRDPTTAWRAGGRWRLLVGSVAAAGGGGARGAAFVYRSRDFLRWARVRRPLHSAPTGMWECPDFYPVEAAGRREGLDTSVPGRPRVKYVLKNSLDLRRYDYYTVGTYDRRAERYVPDDPAGDECRLRYDYGNFYASKTFYDPARRRRVLWGWANESDTTADDVAKGWAGIQAIPRTVWLDPSGKQLLQWPVEEVDALRGKSVTLKGRVLKPGQHLEVTGLQTAQIDRSVVESFGAGGETCILSRVYPSLAIGKNARLYAFNNGKADVKVSRLKAWEMRKPLMNGA; encoded by the exons ATGGGAGGGCTTGGAAGGGATGCTTGGGCGTGGCTGGGTGTGGTTGCGGTGATGCTGCTGGCGCAGCTCGCCGGGGCGTCGCATGTCGTCTACGAGAACCACCTCGatctggaggcggcggcggcggccgtgccgCCGTCCATCGTCGACCCCCAGCTGAGGCCCGGCTACCACTTCCAGCCTCCCAAGAACTGGATCAACG ACCCCAACG CTCCATTGTACTACAAGGGCTGGTACCATTTCTTCTACCAGTACAACCCCAGGGGCGCCGTGTGGGGCAACATCGTGTGGGCGCACTCGGTGTCGCGCGACCTCATCAACTGGGTGGCGCTGGAGCCGGCGATCGAGCCCAGCATCCCGTCCGACCAGTACGGCTGCTGGTCCGGCTCGGCGACGATGCTGCCCGACGGCACGCCGGCGATCATGTACACGGGCATCGACCGCCCCGGCGTCAGCTACCAGGTCCAGAACGTGGCCTACCCGCGGAACCGGTCGGACCCGCTGCTCCGGGAGTGGGTCAAGCCCGGCTACAACCCCATCATCGTGCCCGAGGGCGGCATCAACGCGACGCAGTTCCGCGACCCGACCACCGCGTGGCGCGCCGGCGGGCGCTGGCGGCTGCTCGTCGGCagcgtggccgccgccggcggcggcggcgcccgcggcgcggCGTTCGTGTACCGGAGCCGCGACTTCCTGCGGTGGGCGCGGGTTCGGCGGCCGCTGCACTCGGCGCCGACGGGGATGTGGGAGTGCCCGGACTTCTACCCGGtggaggccgccggccgccgcgagggGCTGGACACCTCCGTTCCCGGCCGGCCGCGGGTGAAGTACGTGCTCAAGAACAGCCTCGACCTGCGCCGCTACGACTACTACACCGTCGGCACGTACGACCGGAGGGCCGAGCGGTACGTGCCCGACGACCCCGCCGGCGACGAGTGCCGCCTGCGCTATGACTACGGCAACTTCTACGCGTCCAAGACGTTCTACGacccggcgaggcggcggcgggtcctcTGGGGCTGGGCCAACGAGTCCGACACCACCGCCGACGACGTCGCCAAGGGGTGGGCCGGGATCCAg GCAATCCCAAGGACGGTGTGGCTGGACCCCAGCGGGAAGCAGCTGCTGCAGTGGCCGGTCGAGGAGGTCGATGCGCTCCGGGGCAAGTCTGTCACTCTCAAGGGCAGGGTGCTCAAGCCAGGGCAGCACCTCGAGGTGACCGGGCTACAAACGGCACAG ATCGACCGGTCGGTTGTGGAGAGCTTCGGCGCCGGGGGCGAGACGTGCATCCTCTCGAGGGTCTACCCGTCGCTGGCCATCGGCAAGAACGCCCGCCTCTACGCGTTCAACAACGGCAAGGCGGACGTCAAGGTGTCGCGCCTGAAGGCGTGGGAGATGAGGAAGCCGCTCATGAATGGCGCTTGA
- the LOC120640924 gene encoding beta-fructofuranosidase, insoluble isoenzyme 2-like isoform X1: MGGLGRDAWAWLGVVAVMLLAQLAGASHVVYENHLDLEAAAAAVPPSIVDPQLRPGYHFQPPKNWINDPNAPLYYKGWYHFFYQYNPRGAVWGNIVWAHSVSRDLINWVALEPAIEPSIPSDQYGCWSGSATMLPDGTPAIMYTGIDRPGVSYQVQNVAYPRNRSDPLLREWVKPGYNPIIVPEGGINATQFRDPTTAWRAGGRWRLLVGSVAAAGGGGARGAAFVYRSRDFLRWARVRRPLHSAPTGMWECPDFYPVEAAGRREGLDTSVPGRPRVKYVLKNSLDLRRYDYYTVGTYDRRAERYVPDDPAGDECRLRYDYGNFYASKTFYDPARRRRVLWGWANESDTTADDVAKGWAGIQAIPRTVWLDPSGKQLLQWPVEEVDALRGKSVTLKGRVLKPGQHLEVTGLQTAQADVEVSFEVPTVAGAEPLDPALAHDAERLCGARGADVVGGVGPFGLWVLASADRRERTAVFFRVFRAAAGGKPVVLMCSDPTKSSLNPNLYKPTFAGFVDTDISNGRISLRSLIDRSVVESFGAGGETCILSRVYPSLAIGKNARLYAFNNGKADVKVSRLKAWEMRKPLMNGA; the protein is encoded by the exons ATGGGAGGGCTTGGAAGGGATGCTTGGGCGTGGCTGGGTGTGGTTGCGGTGATGCTGCTGGCGCAGCTCGCCGGGGCGTCGCATGTCGTCTACGAGAACCACCTCGatctggaggcggcggcggcggccgtgccgCCGTCCATCGTCGACCCCCAGCTGAGGCCCGGCTACCACTTCCAGCCTCCCAAGAACTGGATCAACG ACCCCAACG CTCCATTGTACTACAAGGGCTGGTACCATTTCTTCTACCAGTACAACCCCAGGGGCGCCGTGTGGGGCAACATCGTGTGGGCGCACTCGGTGTCGCGCGACCTCATCAACTGGGTGGCGCTGGAGCCGGCGATCGAGCCCAGCATCCCGTCCGACCAGTACGGCTGCTGGTCCGGCTCGGCGACGATGCTGCCCGACGGCACGCCGGCGATCATGTACACGGGCATCGACCGCCCCGGCGTCAGCTACCAGGTCCAGAACGTGGCCTACCCGCGGAACCGGTCGGACCCGCTGCTCCGGGAGTGGGTCAAGCCCGGCTACAACCCCATCATCGTGCCCGAGGGCGGCATCAACGCGACGCAGTTCCGCGACCCGACCACCGCGTGGCGCGCCGGCGGGCGCTGGCGGCTGCTCGTCGGCagcgtggccgccgccggcggcggcggcgcccgcggcgcggCGTTCGTGTACCGGAGCCGCGACTTCCTGCGGTGGGCGCGGGTTCGGCGGCCGCTGCACTCGGCGCCGACGGGGATGTGGGAGTGCCCGGACTTCTACCCGGtggaggccgccggccgccgcgagggGCTGGACACCTCCGTTCCCGGCCGGCCGCGGGTGAAGTACGTGCTCAAGAACAGCCTCGACCTGCGCCGCTACGACTACTACACCGTCGGCACGTACGACCGGAGGGCCGAGCGGTACGTGCCCGACGACCCCGCCGGCGACGAGTGCCGCCTGCGCTATGACTACGGCAACTTCTACGCGTCCAAGACGTTCTACGacccggcgaggcggcggcgggtcctcTGGGGCTGGGCCAACGAGTCCGACACCACCGCCGACGACGTCGCCAAGGGGTGGGCCGGGATCCAg GCAATCCCAAGGACGGTGTGGCTGGACCCCAGCGGGAAGCAGCTGCTGCAGTGGCCGGTCGAGGAGGTCGATGCGCTCCGGGGCAAGTCTGTCACTCTCAAGGGCAGGGTGCTCAAGCCAGGGCAGCACCTCGAGGTGACCGGGCTACAAACGGCACAG GCAGACGTGGAGGTGAGCTTCGAGGTGCCGACCGTGGCGGGGGCGGAGCCGCTGGACCCGGCGCTCGCCCACGACGCGGAGCGGCTGTGCGGCGCCCGGGGCGCGGACGTGGTGGGCGGCGTGGGGCCGTTCGGGCTGTGGGTGCTCGCCTCCGCCGACCGGCGGGAGCGCACCGCCGTGTTCTTCAGGGTGttcagggccgccgccggcggcaagcCCGTCGTGCTCATGTGCAGCGACCCAACCAA GTCGTCTCTGAACCCAAACCTATACAAGCCAACATTCGCAGGGTTCGTTGACACAGACATCTCAAATGGGAGGATTTCTCTGCGAAGCTTG ATCGACCGGTCGGTTGTGGAGAGCTTCGGCGCCGGGGGCGAGACGTGCATCCTCTCGAGGGTCTACCCGTCGCTGGCCATCGGCAAGAACGCCCGCCTCTACGCGTTCAACAACGGCAAGGCGGACGTCAAGGTGTCGCGCCTGAAGGCGTGGGAGATGAGGAAGCCGCTCATGAATGGCGCTTGA